The following proteins are co-located in the Palaemon carinicauda isolate YSFRI2023 chromosome 30, ASM3689809v2, whole genome shotgun sequence genome:
- the LOC137623884 gene encoding uncharacterized protein: MTSDDGTQFVGAEKELRMMIRGLSQDELRDFGAENGITWKYITQAAPNQYGKTEALVKSCKRALKTGIRSQVLRAFEPYTCLTEVANLMNLRPMGRIQMDPDDRSWICPNDLLLGRPSTQAQQGPFRETKNPKHRVKFVQQIIDSFWKRWSRYILPSLVPCKKWPIQQRNVRIDDIVVTLDKDAKDGLSSNET; this comes from the coding sequence ATGACCAGTGACGATGGGACCCAGTTTGTGGGAGCAGAGAAAGAGTTGAGGATGATGATCCGAGGTTTGAGTCAGGATGAGCTTAGGGACTTTGGGGCTGAGAACGGTATAACATGGAAATATATAACGCAAGCAGCACCAAACCAATATGGCAAAACTGAAGCACTGGTCAAAAGCTGTAAGAGAGCTTTGAAAACAGGGATTAGGTCACAAGTATTGAGAGCATTTGAACCATACACGTGTCTCACGGAAGTGGCAAATCTAATGAATCTGCGTCCGATGGGAAGAATACAAATGGATCCGGATGACAGAAGTTGGATATGCCCGAACGACCTCTTATTGGGAAGGCCTTCAACACAAGCACAGCAAGGTCCTTTCAGAGAAACGAAGAACCCAAAGCATAGAGTAAAGTTCGTCCAGCAAATCATTGACTCATTTTGGAAGAGATGGTCCAGATACATCTTACCATCTCTGGTTCCATGCAAAAAATGGCCTATCCAGCAACGAAACGTAAGAATTGATGACATCGTGGTTACATTAGACAAGGATGCAAAAGATGGCCTATCCAGCAACGAAACGTAA